A genomic region of Papaver somniferum cultivar HN1 chromosome 7, ASM357369v1, whole genome shotgun sequence contains the following coding sequences:
- the LOC113297971 gene encoding NLR family CARD domain-containing protein 3-like isoform X1: MASTSAASLSTHPKIGFHPFARKKGFDSSILITSSSGYSAQLVVFPQPSISFNRKKRFARLINLVPRASSSSSTGGTGGRRVYRQSQAEPALSSVRVKEAVSMVIPAGVFVVVTFVLWKLVEKVLVPKQGNTASSAPSSGKSKFSLPGIKWSFAPGTNMSSGLSFTDETDRRMKKQMLNDFAKELKSFRSVNMSGLRFGDDGLFFLAESLAYNQIAEEVDFSANDITAAGLKAFDGVLQSNIVLKTLNLSGNLIGDEGAKCLCDILLGNSSIQKLQLNSANVGDEGAKAIAELLKKNTSLRAIELNNNLIDYSGFTSLAGALPENNTIQSIHLNGNYGGALGAAALAKGIEGNKSLRELHVHGNAIGNEGVRALMTGLSAHRGKITLLDISNNEIGPKGAYHVAEYIKKSKNLLWLNLYMNDISDEGAEKVADALKQNRSLTAIDLGGNNIHTKGVTDIAQVLKDNSLITSLELGYNPIGPEGSKALAEVLKFHGKIEILKLGWCQIGVKGAEYIADALKYNTTISTLDLRANGLGDDGAACLARSLKVVNEALTSLDLGFNEIRDKGAFAIAQALKSNGDITITSMNFASNFLTKLGQVALTDARDHVYEMTEKEVNIFF, translated from the exons ATGGCTTCTACTTCGGCAGCTTCTCTATCTACGCATCCAAAG ATTGGTTTTCATCCTTTTGCAAGAAAAAAGGGTTTTGATAGCTCAATTTTAATTACTTCGAGTTCTGGTTATTCTGCCCAACTCGTTGTATTTCCCCAACCGTCAATCTCATTCAATCGGAAGAAACGATTTGCTAGACTGATAAATTTAGTTCCTAGGGCTTCTTCATCTAGTTCAACTGGAGGTACCGGTGGTCGAAGAGTTTATAGACAATCTCAAGCTGAACCAGCTTTATCATCTGTTAGAGTAAAGGAGGCCGTCTCTATGGTTATTCCTGCTGGTGTATTCGTCGTCGTTACGTTCG TTTTATGGAAGTTGGTCGAAAAAGTTCTTGTGCCAAAACAAGGAAATACTGCTTCTTCGGCTCCCTCCTCCGGtaaaagtaaattttctttacccGGAATAAAGTGGTCATTTGCTCCTGGTACAAACATGTCATCAGGCCTTAGTTTCACGGATGAGACGGACCGTAGGATGAAGAAACAAATGCTCAATGACTTTGCTAAAGAACTTAAGTCATTCAGAAGTGTTAACATGTCAG GTCTCAGATTTGGAGACGATGGGCTCTTCTTTCTAGCCGAAAGCTTAGCCTACAATCAG ATTGCCGAGGAAGTAGATTTTTCTGCAAATGATATAACTGCAGCTGGACTGAAAGCCTTTGATGGTGTTCTTCAATCAAATATCGTATTGAAGACCCTTAATCTTTCTGGAAATCTTATTGGGGATGAAGGAGCTAAG TGTTTGTGTGATATTTTATTGGGCAATAGCAGTATTCAAAAGCTCCAGTTGAACAGTGCTAATGTTGGGGATGAG GGAGCAAAGGCGATTGCAGAGTTGCTGAAGAAAAATACAAGCTTGCGGGCTATTGAGCTTAACAATAACTTAATTGATTACTCT GGGTTTACAAGTCTTGCTGGAGCTCTTCCAGAGAATAACACTATTCAGTCAATACATCTTAA TGGAAATTATGGTGGAGCTCTTGGAGCAGCTGCACTTGCTAAAGGGATTGAGGGGAACAAGTCTTTGAGG GAACTCCATGTGCATGGAAATGCTATTGGTAATGAAGGGGTTCGGGCTTTAATGACTGGTTTGTCTGCACATAGAG GCAAAATCACGCTTCTAGACATTAGCAATAATGAAATCGGCCCAAAAGGGGCCTACCATGTTGCTGAGTACATCAAAAAAAGCAAAAATTTATTGTGGttgaatctttatatgaatgacATCAGTGATGAG GGAGCTGAAAAGGTTGCAGATGCTTTGAAGCAAAATCGCTCGTTAACTGCCATAGATTTG GGGGGAAATAATATTCACACAAAGGGAGTCACTGACATTGCCCAAGTTCTAAAAGATAATTCACTCATCACATCT ttagAACTTGGATATAATCCCATTGGACCAGAGGGCTCGAAGGCTCTCGCTGAAGTTCTTAAGTTTCATGGAAAGATAGAGATTCTCAAGCTTGGTTGGTGTCAG ATTGGAGTAAAAGGTGCAGAATATATTGCGGATGCTTTGAAATACAACACAACCATTTCGACGCTTGATCTACGGGCAAATGGCCTTGGAGATGAT GGTGCGGCTTGTTTGGCGCGCAGCTTGAAAGTGGTTAATGAAGCTCTAACATCACTCGATTTAGGCTTTAACGAAATAAGG GATAAAGGAGCCTTTGCGATAGCTCAAGCACTCAAATCAAATGGAGATATCACAATCACATCTATGAATTTTGCCAGCAATTTTCTTACAAAATTAGGACAG GTGGCTTTGACAGACGCAAGAGATCATGTATACGAGATGACTGAGAAGGAGGTCAATATTTTTTTCTGA
- the LOC113297971 gene encoding NLR family CARD domain-containing protein 3-like isoform X2, which translates to MSSGLSFTDETDRRMKKQMLNDFAKELKSFRSVNMSGLRFGDDGLFFLAESLAYNQIAEEVDFSANDITAAGLKAFDGVLQSNIVLKTLNLSGNLIGDEGAKCLCDILLGNSSIQKLQLNSANVGDEGAKAIAELLKKNTSLRAIELNNNLIDYSGFTSLAGALPENNTIQSIHLNGNYGGALGAAALAKGIEGNKSLRELHVHGNAIGNEGVRALMTGLSAHRGKITLLDISNNEIGPKGAYHVAEYIKKSKNLLWLNLYMNDISDEGAEKVADALKQNRSLTAIDLGGNNIHTKGVTDIAQVLKDNSLITSLELGYNPIGPEGSKALAEVLKFHGKIEILKLGWCQIGVKGAEYIADALKYNTTISTLDLRANGLGDDGAACLARSLKVVNEALTSLDLGFNEIRDKGAFAIAQALKSNGDITITSMNFASNFLTKLGQVALTDARDHVYEMTEKEVNIFF; encoded by the exons ATGTCATCAGGCCTTAGTTTCACGGATGAGACGGACCGTAGGATGAAGAAACAAATGCTCAATGACTTTGCTAAAGAACTTAAGTCATTCAGAAGTGTTAACATGTCAG GTCTCAGATTTGGAGACGATGGGCTCTTCTTTCTAGCCGAAAGCTTAGCCTACAATCAG ATTGCCGAGGAAGTAGATTTTTCTGCAAATGATATAACTGCAGCTGGACTGAAAGCCTTTGATGGTGTTCTTCAATCAAATATCGTATTGAAGACCCTTAATCTTTCTGGAAATCTTATTGGGGATGAAGGAGCTAAG TGTTTGTGTGATATTTTATTGGGCAATAGCAGTATTCAAAAGCTCCAGTTGAACAGTGCTAATGTTGGGGATGAG GGAGCAAAGGCGATTGCAGAGTTGCTGAAGAAAAATACAAGCTTGCGGGCTATTGAGCTTAACAATAACTTAATTGATTACTCT GGGTTTACAAGTCTTGCTGGAGCTCTTCCAGAGAATAACACTATTCAGTCAATACATCTTAA TGGAAATTATGGTGGAGCTCTTGGAGCAGCTGCACTTGCTAAAGGGATTGAGGGGAACAAGTCTTTGAGG GAACTCCATGTGCATGGAAATGCTATTGGTAATGAAGGGGTTCGGGCTTTAATGACTGGTTTGTCTGCACATAGAG GCAAAATCACGCTTCTAGACATTAGCAATAATGAAATCGGCCCAAAAGGGGCCTACCATGTTGCTGAGTACATCAAAAAAAGCAAAAATTTATTGTGGttgaatctttatatgaatgacATCAGTGATGAG GGAGCTGAAAAGGTTGCAGATGCTTTGAAGCAAAATCGCTCGTTAACTGCCATAGATTTG GGGGGAAATAATATTCACACAAAGGGAGTCACTGACATTGCCCAAGTTCTAAAAGATAATTCACTCATCACATCT ttagAACTTGGATATAATCCCATTGGACCAGAGGGCTCGAAGGCTCTCGCTGAAGTTCTTAAGTTTCATGGAAAGATAGAGATTCTCAAGCTTGGTTGGTGTCAG ATTGGAGTAAAAGGTGCAGAATATATTGCGGATGCTTTGAAATACAACACAACCATTTCGACGCTTGATCTACGGGCAAATGGCCTTGGAGATGAT GGTGCGGCTTGTTTGGCGCGCAGCTTGAAAGTGGTTAATGAAGCTCTAACATCACTCGATTTAGGCTTTAACGAAATAAGG GATAAAGGAGCCTTTGCGATAGCTCAAGCACTCAAATCAAATGGAGATATCACAATCACATCTATGAATTTTGCCAGCAATTTTCTTACAAAATTAGGACAG GTGGCTTTGACAGACGCAAGAGATCATGTATACGAGATGACTGAGAAGGAGGTCAATATTTTTTTCTGA
- the LOC113293179 gene encoding snakin-2-like, with protein sequence MAQLRMILLMGILIFFVSQVSTEIQSKTVSGANRRLMEEVDCDGLCLTRCSLHSRPNVCTRACGTCCVRCKCVPPGTFGNREVCGTCYTDMTTHGNKTKCP encoded by the exons ATGGCGCAGTTACGCATGATTCTTCTAATGGGGATTTTGATCTTCTTCGTTTCTCAG GTTTCAACTGAGATACAGAGTAAGACTGTAAGTGGAGCAAACCGAAGGCTGATGGAAGAGGTAGATTGTGATGGGTTATGTTTAACAAGGTGCAGTCTGCATTCAAGACCAAATGTGTGCACAAGAGCATGCGGGACATGTTGCGTGAGGTGCAAATGTGTACCACCGGGTACATTTGGAAATAGAGAAGTTTGTGGAACATGTTACACTGACATGACTACCCATGGTAATAAGACCAAATGCCCTTGA